A portion of the Halorussus salilacus genome contains these proteins:
- a CDS encoding DUF7558 family protein, with translation MQQTLSGCAFCDAVPGTEVGKAHTWGKDERVTHPICVDCAVQSNPDPDDRDHHACDSCGLIVNALAALTRFRVELGHLEGPLQLCARCSSGGPAMYWTRDLEEHLVNES, from the coding sequence ATGCAACAAACGCTCTCTGGCTGTGCCTTCTGCGATGCGGTTCCCGGTACAGAAGTTGGGAAGGCGCATACCTGGGGAAAAGACGAACGGGTCACGCACCCAATCTGCGTCGACTGCGCGGTCCAGTCGAATCCAGATCCCGACGACCGAGACCATCACGCCTGCGATAGCTGTGGTCTCATCGTCAATGCGCTTGCAGCCCTCACACGGTTCCGTGTCGAACTCGGCCACCTAGAAGGCCCACTACAGCTGTGTGCGAGATGTAGTTCCGGCGGCCCAGCAATGTACTGGACTCGCGACCTCGAGGAACACCTCGTTAATGAGTCTTGA
- a CDS encoding MarR family transcriptional regulator: MRARFDSAYIRSELERIGQQLDNPLTVFLIGGGSMAFRGLKETTKDIDLLVSSGDDLSQLQAVLLELGYDIVREPDEEYEELGAQRILENNDGCRIDVFNQQVIGKLILSPGIRERSERYLDPENLVVELVSPEDIFLFKAVAGRVDDIEDMFSLMQTGLEFDVVEAELEAQVELLDQELFVTYVNEALTDLTEQHNVTTPLHDPVAEVTERVYEELEVLQALDEPKSVTGLQEEFDWPAADVQEIVSRLEQKGAVEVTDGRVDRRSTTI; the protein is encoded by the coding sequence ATGAGGGCGCGATTCGACAGCGCATACATTCGCTCAGAACTCGAACGCATCGGCCAGCAGCTGGACAACCCGCTCACCGTCTTCTTGATTGGCGGTGGGTCGATGGCGTTTCGCGGACTCAAAGAGACGACCAAAGATATCGATCTCCTCGTTTCCTCCGGCGACGATCTGAGTCAGCTACAAGCGGTGCTCCTCGAACTAGGATACGATATCGTCCGGGAACCGGACGAAGAGTACGAAGAACTCGGTGCCCAGCGAATCCTCGAGAATAATGACGGGTGTCGCATCGACGTCTTCAATCAGCAGGTGATTGGCAAACTGATTCTGTCTCCAGGCATTCGTGAGCGGAGCGAACGGTATCTCGACCCGGAGAATCTCGTGGTCGAGCTCGTGAGTCCAGAGGACATCTTCCTGTTCAAAGCAGTCGCTGGTCGGGTGGACGATATCGAGGATATGTTCTCGTTGATGCAGACCGGCCTCGAGTTCGACGTCGTCGAAGCCGAACTCGAGGCGCAGGTCGAACTATTGGATCAAGAACTGTTCGTGACGTACGTCAACGAAGCGTTGACCGATCTCACCGAGCAACACAACGTGACGACACCGTTGCACGACCCTGTCGCGGAAGTCACTGAGCGCGTCTATGAGGAACTCGAAGTGCTGCAGGCGCTCGACGAACCGAAATCGGTGACTGGCCTACAAGAGGAATTCGACTGGCCTGCGGCGGACGTACAGGAGATTGTGAGCCGTCTGGAACAGAAAGGTGCCGTCGAGGTAACCGATGGACGCGTAGATCGTCGCTCAACGACGATCTGA
- a CDS encoding ArsR family transcriptional regulator — translation MLTEGEVRALTVLHGEQTVSEFATNLDRSLSYTSELVERLETAGLVEARRQGKTKQIRLSDAKALELLTDLTQQYSHIDWPELLSGAALRVCYYLDTPRTVTELARRADVHRSTVHRALAPLQHRGIIYQTDDGAYALNDGFEQLSTFARELAHQVHRQTVEEQTDTYTILWESLDEFLVQTLTELTEEHFIPTGPDQFQRYGLPLLARDRRHYLYSETAGDLSPEMLCCHMLVIDSGARAQSYCLLLLSHVDIDRDELRAQATKYGVEDVVHELCTYLDTSGDQRTSQLPEWEDFQELAEEYEVTL, via the coding sequence ATGCTCACAGAAGGCGAGGTTCGCGCCCTTACTGTCCTCCACGGTGAGCAGACTGTCTCTGAATTCGCAACGAATCTCGATCGGAGTCTCAGCTACACTTCCGAACTCGTTGAACGGCTCGAAACAGCTGGCCTCGTCGAGGCACGCCGACAGGGGAAAACAAAGCAGATTCGACTGTCGGACGCAAAGGCACTCGAGTTACTCACGGACCTCACCCAGCAGTATTCACACATCGACTGGCCGGAGCTGTTGTCAGGGGCTGCCCTCCGTGTCTGCTACTACCTTGACACCCCACGGACCGTGACCGAACTTGCACGCCGCGCCGACGTCCACCGAAGTACCGTCCACCGTGCGCTAGCCCCGCTTCAACATCGCGGAATCATTTACCAAACCGACGACGGCGCGTACGCACTGAATGACGGCTTCGAACAGCTGAGTACATTCGCTCGCGAGCTCGCTCATCAGGTCCACCGCCAGACTGTCGAAGAACAGACCGACACGTACACCATTCTGTGGGAGTCCCTCGACGAGTTCCTTGTGCAGACGCTGACTGAACTCACTGAGGAACACTTCATTCCGACAGGGCCAGACCAGTTTCAGCGATACGGTCTCCCACTCTTGGCACGTGACCGCAGACACTACCTCTATTCGGAGACGGCGGGCGACCTCTCCCCAGAGATGTTGTGCTGCCACATGCTCGTGATCGATTCGGGCGCACGGGCTCAGTCATACTGCCTGCTCTTGCTCAGTCACGTCGACATCGACCGCGACGAACTCCGAGCCCAAGCCACCAAGTACGGCGTCGAAGACGTCGTCCACGAACTCTGCACGTATCTCGACACCAGCGGTGACCAGCGGACGTCGCAACTCCCCGAGTGGGAGGACTTCCAGGAACTGGCTGAAGAGTACGAGGTGACGCTATGA
- a CDS encoding DNA-binding protein yields the protein MSSKNVPSEVVSVDEQAFEKSDEAAVDEDGFEVVDETPEFQATVQMEVQAKVDANHPDGMVDTSEERIYGATLEQEERIRAREAELERISAKAEMGTQEGREKRTRDIAAKRSAERRAEFQKRAASVDPWTDPERDDPRAELRQEQLAAVNKQSMRLAEKLDGWSRAAIGRRLGEAVVSGKDLTSAVVEVFKELQTAPGQVVPIGMLEDVNRKEVSIEGTVTQLWEPSSSAISQVGLIEDESGRTKFTSWVASDQPWIEEGEHVRIRGAAKNWYNGRVSVALTGWTTVNFPERGRWWE from the coding sequence ATGTCAAGTAAGAACGTTCCCAGTGAAGTAGTTTCGGTCGATGAACAGGCATTCGAAAAATCAGACGAAGCGGCAGTCGATGAAGACGGCTTCGAGGTCGTCGATGAGACGCCGGAGTTCCAGGCGACGGTGCAGATGGAGGTACAGGCAAAGGTCGATGCAAATCACCCGGACGGGATGGTCGACACCAGTGAAGAGCGGATCTACGGTGCGACTCTCGAACAAGAAGAGCGCATTCGGGCGCGAGAGGCTGAATTGGAGCGCATCAGTGCCAAGGCAGAGATGGGGACGCAAGAAGGTCGGGAAAAGCGTACGCGAGACATCGCAGCGAAGCGGAGCGCTGAGCGGCGTGCAGAGTTCCAGAAGCGGGCGGCGAGCGTGGACCCGTGGACGGACCCAGAGCGGGACGACCCTCGTGCAGAACTCAGGCAGGAGCAGTTGGCGGCGGTGAACAAGCAGTCGATGCGGCTGGCGGAGAAACTGGATGGCTGGTCGCGAGCAGCGATTGGTCGGCGGCTGGGTGAAGCCGTAGTCAGTGGAAAAGACCTGACGAGTGCAGTCGTCGAGGTGTTCAAGGAGTTGCAGACGGCGCCGGGACAGGTAGTTCCCATCGGGATGCTCGAGGACGTCAATCGCAAAGAGGTGAGCATCGAAGGTACTGTGACGCAGTTGTGGGAGCCGTCAAGTTCAGCCATTTCCCAAGTGGGACTTATCGAAGACGAAAGTGGACGGACGAAGTTCACCAGCTGGGTTGCGAGCGACCAACCCTGGATTGAGGAGGGAGAGCACGTTCGTATTCGTGGAGCGGCGAAGAACTGGTACAACGGGCGTGTCTCGGTGGCTCTGACCGGCTGGACCACGGTGAATTTCCCCGAGCGCGGTCGGTGGTGGGAGTAG
- a CDS encoding transcription initiation factor IIB encodes MATRDIYETSFDEDVQTNSSTNPCPECDGRVTTNSVETICEDCGLVIDEQRIDHGPEWRTHDQDQRKRTGAPLTAARHDRGLSTEIGRGKDANGNELSGRKRQRRSRMRREQTRGRFQSKAERNLAHGLGEVRRIASVLELSGSVRDQACQLFRSAQTEDLLRGRSIEAIAAASIYGACRCNGHSRLLDDVVDAARVEQSRVANAYKTLNTELGLPTQPVRPSEFIPRLASELDIPAYIRQRARRLAEQSESTGVASGVKPSGFAAACLYKAGREEGRWLTQAEVAAAASVTATTIRSHRDTLNELAV; translated from the coding sequence ATGGCGACTAGAGATATCTACGAAACAAGCTTCGACGAGGACGTCCAGACAAACTCCAGCACGAACCCATGTCCGGAGTGCGATGGCCGGGTCACTACCAACTCGGTCGAAACTATCTGTGAAGACTGTGGACTCGTTATTGACGAACAACGAATCGACCACGGTCCTGAATGGAGAACTCACGATCAGGACCAGCGAAAGCGGACGGGCGCTCCACTGACTGCGGCACGGCATGACCGAGGGCTGTCGACCGAGATCGGTCGCGGGAAAGATGCGAACGGGAACGAACTCTCTGGACGAAAGCGCCAGCGGCGATCCCGAATGCGGCGTGAACAGACTCGTGGTCGGTTCCAGTCGAAAGCCGAGCGAAATCTCGCACACGGCCTGGGTGAAGTTCGAAGAATCGCGAGCGTCCTCGAGCTTTCAGGTTCGGTCCGTGATCAGGCGTGTCAACTGTTCCGGAGCGCTCAAACCGAAGATCTGCTTCGAGGCCGATCAATCGAGGCGATAGCGGCAGCAAGCATCTACGGAGCCTGTCGCTGTAACGGTCACTCGCGGTTACTCGACGATGTCGTCGACGCAGCACGCGTCGAACAATCGAGAGTCGCAAATGCGTACAAGACGCTGAATACAGAACTTGGACTGCCGACCCAGCCTGTTCGACCGAGCGAATTCATCCCCCGGCTCGCGTCGGAACTTGATATTCCAGCGTACATCCGACAGCGAGCTCGGAGGCTGGCCGAACAGTCGGAATCGACAGGAGTAGCGTCGGGCGTCAAACCATCAGGATTCGCAGCTGCCTGTCTGTACAAGGCGGGTCGCGAAGAGGGACGATGGCTGACACAGGCGGAAGTCGCTGCGGCGGCGAGCGTCACTGCGACGACTATACGGTCGCATCGAGACACGCTGAACGAATTGGCGGTCTGA
- a CDS encoding ATP-binding protein: protein MSNDKTTVVDAAELAAEPVVGTVVEPGDEVGEFVFAAPDGQAVSTGEFVAYSQSTGGNSDEVVLARVSDREREAGLPASFMTDPDVDAGRVATALGAEADGGELYRITAEVIGYYDPGFESFRNPRQLPDTGTRLHRAPGEMLEVVIPNVTPPGFREEGDPDPGMAWMGRLLNRADEKVTIELPVNEVAATHLAILASTGSGKSYTASVLLEEMLKPATRAAVLVFDPHGEYDSLDQMCDHPAFEGTDGYRPSAEIRKPDQLSVKLADLTYADLRSILNPTERMASVLSDAYDDLRGEDAFTANDLEQACHRNHPDGEASGLKWRINRNLQQSDFFDAYDRLDLDALVNPGQVTVLRMDGLSRRDQQVMAAVLLRKLYKAREAAVVGDPDDVRTPIEHPVFTLFEEAHRFAPDGDSQALSIIRQVNSEGRKFGIGTGLISQRPSKLDQTVLSQCGTQITMQIKNPNDQQAIRDSVEGAGVAVLDELPGLTKGQAVISGGAVNTPVLTKIRERHTEHDAENLKADQLWREAYDDAQYTPSRSAPADTDDGSVFGSGEEL from the coding sequence ATGAGTAATGACAAGACGACGGTCGTGGATGCAGCCGAGCTGGCAGCTGAGCCCGTTGTTGGAACTGTCGTCGAACCGGGAGACGAAGTCGGTGAGTTCGTGTTTGCAGCGCCGGACGGACAGGCGGTATCAACCGGTGAGTTCGTGGCTTACAGCCAGTCCACCGGGGGTAATAGTGACGAAGTGGTCTTGGCCCGTGTGAGTGACCGCGAACGGGAAGCAGGGCTCCCAGCGTCGTTCATGACGGACCCGGACGTGGATGCTGGACGGGTGGCAACGGCACTGGGTGCCGAAGCGGACGGTGGAGAACTATACCGCATCACGGCAGAGGTGATTGGCTACTATGACCCCGGCTTCGAGTCATTCCGGAACCCACGGCAGCTACCTGATACCGGCACGCGGCTCCACCGTGCGCCTGGCGAGATGCTGGAGGTCGTCATTCCCAACGTCACACCACCCGGATTTCGTGAGGAAGGTGACCCCGACCCAGGCATGGCGTGGATGGGTAGGCTGCTGAACCGGGCTGACGAAAAGGTGACTATTGAGCTACCGGTCAATGAGGTGGCGGCGACCCATCTCGCTATCCTCGCCTCGACGGGCAGCGGAAAGTCCTACACTGCCAGCGTACTCCTCGAGGAAATGCTCAAACCTGCCACGCGCGCTGCGGTTCTGGTGTTTGATCCCCACGGCGAGTACGACAGTCTCGACCAGATGTGCGACCATCCCGCTTTCGAGGGGACGGATGGATACCGGCCATCTGCCGAGATCCGAAAGCCTGACCAGCTATCGGTGAAGCTAGCTGACTTAACCTACGCCGACTTACGTTCGATCCTAAACCCAACTGAACGGATGGCGTCGGTGCTGAGTGATGCCTACGACGATCTTCGGGGTGAGGACGCGTTTACTGCGAACGACCTCGAACAGGCTTGCCACCGAAACCACCCGGACGGGGAAGCGTCCGGTCTGAAATGGCGGATCAATCGTAACCTCCAGCAATCGGACTTCTTCGACGCGTACGACCGACTCGACCTCGACGCGCTCGTTAACCCCGGTCAAGTGACTGTCCTTCGAATGGACGGGCTCTCCCGCCGCGATCAGCAGGTGATGGCCGCCGTCCTGCTCCGGAAACTCTACAAGGCGCGCGAGGCGGCCGTGGTTGGTGACCCAGATGACGTCCGGACACCGATCGAACACCCGGTATTCACGCTGTTTGAGGAGGCACACCGGTTCGCGCCAGATGGTGACTCGCAGGCTCTGTCAATCATACGCCAGGTAAACAGCGAGGGCCGGAAGTTCGGAATCGGGACCGGGCTAATTAGTCAGCGCCCGTCAAAACTCGACCAAACTGTCCTCTCACAGTGCGGTACCCAAATCACGATGCAGATCAAAAACCCGAACGACCAGCAGGCCATCCGCGATTCCGTTGAGGGGGCTGGCGTAGCGGTGCTCGATGAGCTTCCTGGCTTGACCAAGGGCCAAGCAGTCATTTCGGGGGGTGCGGTCAATACGCCAGTGCTGACGAAGATTCGAGAGCGGCACACGGAGCACGACGCTGAGAATTTGAAGGCTGACCAACTTTGGCGGGAGGCTTACGACGACGCCCAGTACACGCCTTCTAGAAGTGCTCCCGCTGATACAGACGATGGCAGTGTATTCGGTAGTGGAGAAGAACTGTAA